A genome region from Methylohalobius crimeensis 10Ki includes the following:
- a CDS encoding GNAT family N-acetyltransferase, translating into MNQEIMPRLRPVHEPDDLPLLAEIYCQSRDYEMAKIPHWTEEDKRRFLLQQFEVQHKYYRAYLDGTRFQVVEDRNGEPLGRLYLRPLEDQIRVVDIALLAHRRGKGVGSRLMRAIMEDAAEEDKPVTIHVERENPALSFYRRLGFRKIAEEGVYYLMEWRPRK; encoded by the coding sequence ATGAATCAAGAGATAATGCCAAGGCTGCGTCCGGTGCACGAGCCCGACGACTTGCCCCTGCTCGCTGAGATCTATTGCCAGTCGCGGGATTACGAGATGGCGAAAATTCCGCACTGGACCGAGGAAGACAAGCGACGGTTCCTGCTACAGCAGTTCGAGGTGCAGCACAAATATTATAGGGCCTATCTCGACGGCACCCGCTTCCAGGTTGTCGAGGATCGGAACGGCGAGCCCCTGGGGCGGCTCTATTTGCGGCCGCTGGAAGACCAGATCCGGGTGGTGGACATTGCCTTGCTGGCCCATCGGCGCGGCAAGGGCGTGGGCAGTCGGTTGATGAGGGCGATCATGGAGGACGCCGCCGAGGAGGACAAGCCGGTCACCATCCACGTGGAGAGGGAGAACCCCGCGCTGAGTTTCTATCGCCGGCTCGGATTCCGGAAAATCGCCGAAGAAGGTGTTTATTACTTGATGGAGTGGCGGCCTCGGAAATAG
- a CDS encoding DUF6916 family protein, giving the protein MSDTPFDPDNPPAKVEPPAEPPVAVSPEDEGKPLLGRLTKDDFEKHLNQSFRITLEDEAVDFTLVEVTELPRKVSNAEVAKALGLAERAPFTMIFRGPREAESGQGTFAVEHPEMGHMSLFMVPVQGTDEHIDYEVIFT; this is encoded by the coding sequence ATGTCCGATACCCCGTTCGATCCCGACAATCCCCCCGCAAAGGTGGAGCCCCCTGCGGAACCCCCGGTGGCCGTCTCCCCGGAGGATGAGGGCAAGCCGCTCCTGGGCCGTCTGACCAAGGACGATTTCGAAAAGCACCTGAATCAATCCTTCCGGATCACCCTGGAGGACGAAGCGGTGGACTTCACCCTGGTGGAGGTGACCGAATTGCCGCGCAAAGTGAGCAATGCGGAAGTCGCCAAGGCCTTGGGACTCGCCGAGCGGGCGCCTTTCACGATGATTTTCCGCGGGCCGCGGGAGGCCGAATCGGGCCAGGGAACCTTCGCCGTGGAGCATCCTGAAATGGGCCATATGTCACTTTTCATGGTGCCGGTTCAGGGCACCGACGAGCACATCGACTACGAGGTCATTTTCACCTGA
- a CDS encoding sulfotransferase family protein produces MTKQFHFISGLPRSGSTLLAALLRQNPRFHASMSSPLGALVSANLQLMSPGTEVSLLMEEVHKPRLLKGLFDAYYGDNDARVIFDTNRQWCAKLPLLAELFPEAKIIACVRDVSWIMDSLERLIRRHPFQNSRLFGSDADRATVYSRVEALARHDRLVGFPWAALKEAFYGEQAESLLIVDYDLLARAPGKVLPLIYDFIDEPCYDGHDFDHVEFDAPDFDEALGLSGLHRVRPKVAFQPRRTILPPDLFKKFQGMDFWRDLTASKANVITAQRTDE; encoded by the coding sequence ATGACCAAACAATTCCATTTCATCTCCGGGTTGCCGCGTTCGGGATCCACGCTGCTGGCGGCCCTGTTGCGTCAGAATCCGCGCTTTCACGCGTCCATGTCCAGCCCGCTGGGCGCCCTCGTGTCCGCCAACTTGCAACTGATGAGTCCCGGCACGGAGGTGTCCCTCTTGATGGAGGAGGTCCACAAACCGCGCCTCCTGAAAGGGTTGTTCGACGCATACTACGGCGACAATGACGCCCGGGTGATTTTCGACACCAACCGTCAGTGGTGCGCCAAGCTGCCCCTGCTCGCCGAGCTGTTTCCCGAAGCCAAGATCATCGCCTGCGTGCGCGACGTTTCCTGGATCATGGACAGCCTGGAGCGCCTCATCCGCCGGCATCCCTTTCAAAATTCCCGCCTGTTCGGCTCCGACGCCGACCGCGCCACGGTCTATTCCCGGGTGGAAGCCTTGGCGCGCCACGACCGCTTGGTGGGATTCCCTTGGGCGGCGCTCAAGGAAGCCTTCTACGGCGAGCAGGCGGAATCCCTGTTGATTGTCGACTACGATTTGCTGGCCCGGGCGCCGGGCAAGGTATTGCCGTTGATCTACGACTTCATCGATGAACCCTGTTACGACGGTCATGACTTCGACCACGTGGAATTCGACGCGCCCGACTTCGACGAAGCCCTGGGCCTTTCGGGACTGCACCGGGTCCGGCCCAAGGTGGCCTTTCAGCCCCGCCGCACCATTCTGCCGCCGGATCTGTTCAAGAAATTCCAAGGGATGGACTTCTGGCGCGATCTCACCGCCAGCAAGGCCAACGTGATCACGGCGCAAAGGACGGATGAATAG